One Archangium violaceum genomic window, GCCGCGTACTTCAAGGAAAACGGCCGCCGCGGCCGTGAGACCTTCTACGCGTACGTCGAGGCGCTCGACAGGCGCGTCTCCTCGGGCGAGCAGTTGGATGACGCCATCCTGCTCGCGGCGCTGCTCGTCCCCATCGCCCAGGCCGGCCCCATCGTGGAGAGCCAGGACCCCGCGGTCCGCCCCTCCGTGGCCCAGGGCATCGAGGATCTGCTCTCCGAGTTCGTCCAGACCGCCCGGCTGCCCCGCCGCATCGCCGAGCGCTGCCGGCTGCTGCTCATCGCCCAGCGGACCCTCTCCGGCGAGCGCCGCCGCCGCACCGGGGCGTTCCGCCGCCACCCGCTCTTCAACGACGCGCTCATCGTCTTCGAGATCTCCGTCGAGGCCACCGGCCAGCACCGTGAGGCGCTCGAGGCGTGGAAGCGTGGCGAGGTGCCTTCCCCCAAGCCCGAGGGGGGAACGACCGAGGGTGGCGAGGCTCCGCGCAAGCGGCGTCGGCGTCGGCGTCGGAGTGGGCGCAACAAGACCGGGGCGGGGGAGGGCGCATCCACCGCCTCGGCCTCGGGTAGCGCGGAGTCCTCGGGGAGTGAATCCGCGGACACGGGTGACTCGGACGATGCTGGGGACGCCGGTGAGACGGGTGATGATTTCGAGTCCGGCGGGGATTCCGACAGCGACTCCGAGTCCGACGAGGGCTGAGCTCGTGTTCCCTCTCCCTCTGGGAGAGGGGAAATGGCCGTGGTTGTCAGCACATGTTTCCAGGGGGCTCAGTTGGGACGCTTGGGCTTCTTGGGCCGCTCCGGGTCGGGAGCCGACTCGGGGCTCCCCGCGATGTCCGCCGTCGTGACCGCCTTCGACCCGAAGCGCTCCGCGATCCGATCCAACGCCGCGTTCAGCTTGTCGCTCCGCTTCGGTTTCTCCGGCTCCGTGAACAACCCGAGCTGCCGCGGCTCGCCCCCCTCCAAGCCCAACTCCTGCATCGAGACCCCGGTCAGCCGCACCGGCTTGTCCTCGTGGGCCTTCTCCAGGAGCTCCTTCGCCACCCGGTAGAGCGTCTGTCCGTCATCCGTCGGAGAGGGCAGGGTGGTCCTCCGGGTGATGAGCGTGAAGTCCGCGAACTTCAGCTTGAGCTGCACCACCCGTCCCTTCACTCCCGCGCGCCTCAGTCGGCGGGCCACCCGCAGCGCTTGCGAGTGCACGTGCGGGCTCAGGGCGTCCATCCCCGTCAGGTCCTCGTCGAACGTGTCCTCGGCCCCCACGCTCTTCGCCTCGCGGTCCGGCACCACCTCCCGGGGGTCGATGCCCTGGGCCAGCTCCCACAAGTGACGCCCGCTCGAGCCCCACCGCACCTCCATCCACGCCACGTCCCGCCGGGCCACGTCGCCGATCGTCTCCAGCCCCGCGCGTTTCAGCGCCTCCTCCGTCTTCGGCCCCACCCCCCACAACCGCCCCACCGGGAGTCCCGCGAGGAACGCCACCGTCTCCTCCGCCCGCACCTCCCGCTGACCGTTCGGCTTCGCCACGTCCGAGGCGATCTTCGCCACGAATTTCACCGCGGCGATGCCCGCCGATGAGGGCAGGCCCGTCTCCGAGGCGATCTCCTTGCGGATCCGCCTGGCCATGTCCGCCGGCGTTCCGAAGAGGCCCACCGACGCCGTCACGTCCAGGAAGGCCTCGTCCAGCGACAGGGGCTCCACCAGCGGCGTGTAGCGCTCGAAGATGGAGAACACCTGCTCGCTCGCCTCGCTGTACGCGCTGAAACGGGGCTTCACCACCACGGCGTGCGGCGCCTGCTTCATCGCCCGCGCCATGGGCATCGCGCTGCGCACGCCGTACTTGCGCACCTCGTACGAGGCGGCCACCACCACGCCGCGCCGTGCGTCCCCGCCAACAATCAGGGGTTTGCCGCGCAGCTCCGGGTTGTCCCGCTGCTCCACCGACGCATAGAAGGCGTCCATGTCCACGTGGATGATGGCCCGCATCGGATTCACTGTATTGGACCCCTCTGACATTCACTCCGCATGAAGACCCTGACTGAATACCTCACCTTCCAGACCCGGGAACGCCGCGAGCTCGTACGTATCACCGATACCGTCGCCGAGCTTGTCCGCAAGAGCGGCATCCAGGAGGGCATGGTGCTCGTCTCCGCCATGCACATCACCGCCGGTGTCTTCGTCAATGACGATGAGTCCGGTCTCCACGAGGACATCTGGGAGTGGTTGCAGGAACTCGCCCCCCAGGGACCCGACTACCGCCACCACCGCACCGGCGAGGACAACGGCGACGCCCACCTCAAGTCCCTGCTCGTCCACCACCAGGTGATCCTCCCCGTCACCGCCGGCAAGTTGGACCTCGGGCCCTGGCAGCAGGTGTTCTACGCCGAGTTCGACGGGCAGCGCCGCAAGCGCGTGGTCGTCAAGGTGATGGGCGAATAGGCGGTGCGAGGGGGGCGCTCCATTGTCACGATTCTCCCAGGTCCAGATTTTGAGAATGGACTGTCGTGAGCAATCCACCTTCGCGGGAAAATGTTGGGATCGGAAAATGTCTTGCTTTCGGGGCTCATCGGTAGCGGCTGCTGGGAGTCTGGAGACGAGCAGGCGCCGGAGGTGCAGCCCTCGATCGAGCAAGCAGCCATCGATGAGAGGAGAACAGCGATTGAGCAGGTGGCCTCTGGTAACCGTGGTACTTCTGGTCCCATTGCTCGGCTGCCGGAGTACGGCCGGGGGCGGTTTCGAGCCCACTGTCCTGGATCCAGCCCCCGCGCCGGGGCGCACCGGTGAGGGGCCGTGGCTGCTGCGGGTGCGGCAGTCGGAATTGTGGGTGAGCACCCCGTCAGGCGACACACGCTATGCGTTGACACGAAGGGGACGCGTCGCCGCGTCCTCCGGACATGGAGGTTGGTTGGCCTGGGAGGGGGTCGCCATCTCTCCCGATGGGCGCCAGGTGGCCTATATCGAGCAAGCCGAGCCAATGGGACGAGGAGAAATCACCTGGGGGGATCTCCTCTGGGTTGTGAACGCGGACGGGTCGGACCGGCGATTGTTGGTGGATCTCCGCAAGAGGGGACGCCCGGAGGAGAGAGCCTTCGCTGGGCCGCTCCTGTGGTCCTCCGACGGAAGCCGGGTGGCATATGTGATGAGGTCCTTCCCGGAGAAACCCGGACCTGGACGTCGCCATTGTCCGCTCGACAGGATCCATGCCGTCGAGGTTTCGACTGGCGAGAACGTGCCCCTGTTTGACAGTCCAAGACTCGGCTTTCTTCAGTTTCATGGCTGGTCCGTCGAGCGGGGGGAGGTCTCCTTCTCCCTCGAATGCGAGGCCCCATCCGATGCGCCGTGGGAGGCCAGACGCTTCTTCATCCAGCGGCTCGGGAACGGAGCAAGCATGGCGACCGCGCGAGGCTCTGTGTCACCCGATGGGGGGTACAGGCTCCTCCTGCCGTCGAAGCCGCGTGAGGAATTGCAGGAGCCGCCACTGCTGAATGAAAGGGAGGTGGATGCTCCCACGAATTTCCGCTCGTCCCTCGCACGCCATGTGGTCTGGATGCATGAACAGCCGGTGGCCTACCTCACAACCTTCACCGGGTACTCCGGCGGCTCGAGCTCCATCCCGTGCGTCGTGCCCGATTCCCAGCCCCCCTCGCTCTACCGCCTGGATGCACGCGAGGAGCCTCCCCAGGTACGCAGGCGCACGGGTCTCATGGGGCTGATGGTGCTCGCCTTCTCCCCCGATGATGCGTACGTGCTGGCGGCGGCGTTCCAGCGAACCCCGGGAGGGCGATTCCGCTGCGAGTGGGATGCACTGCTCGTGGTCGAGCGCACCCGATTCGAGGAGGC contains:
- a CDS encoding DNA polymerase IV → MRAIIHVDMDAFYASVEQRDNPELRGKPLIVGGDARRGVVVAASYEVRKYGVRSAMPMARAMKQAPHAVVVKPRFSAYSEASEQVFSIFERYTPLVEPLSLDEAFLDVTASVGLFGTPADMARRIRKEIASETGLPSSAGIAAVKFVAKIASDVAKPNGQREVRAEETVAFLAGLPVGRLWGVGPKTEEALKRAGLETIGDVARRDVAWMEVRWGSSGRHLWELAQGIDPREVVPDREAKSVGAEDTFDEDLTGMDALSPHVHSQALRVARRLRRAGVKGRVVQLKLKFADFTLITRRTTLPSPTDDGQTLYRVAKELLEKAHEDKPVRLTGVSMQELGLEGGEPRQLGLFTEPEKPKRSDKLNAALDRIAERFGSKAVTTADIAGSPESAPDPERPKKPKRPN
- a CDS encoding secondary thiamine-phosphate synthase enzyme YjbQ, encoding MKTLTEYLTFQTRERRELVRITDTVAELVRKSGIQEGMVLVSAMHITAGVFVNDDESGLHEDIWEWLQELAPQGPDYRHHRTGEDNGDAHLKSLLVHHQVILPVTAGKLDLGPWQQVFYAEFDGQRRKRVVVKVMGE